A region of Osmerus eperlanus chromosome 9, fOsmEpe2.1, whole genome shotgun sequence DNA encodes the following proteins:
- the LOC134027138 gene encoding leucine-rich repeat and fibronectin type-III domain-containing protein 2-like, giving the protein MDKVLLSLLVLGTVVMMVHACPKYCVCQNLSESLGTLCPSKGLLFVPLDIDRRTVELRLGGNFILKITPQDFANMTGLVDLTLSRNTISAIQPFSFIDLETLRSLHMDSNRLTELGPDDLRGLVNLQHLILNNNQLSHISKSAFEDLMLTLEDLDLSYNNLRGLPWEAIRKMVNLHQMSLDHNLISYIAEGTFTDLDKLARLDLTSNRLQKLPPDPIFARSQNNIVLSTPYAPQLSLSFGGNPLHCNCEVLWLRRLDREDDMETCASPPSLKGRYFWYVREEEFLCEPPLITQHTHKLLVLEGQTASLRCKAVGDPMPIIHWVAPDDRLISNSSRATVYENGTLDITITTSKDYGTFTCIAANAAGESTASIELSIIQLPHLSNGTNRTAQPKSRLSDITSSTKISKGEPKPQPEKVVSVSEVTSVSALIKWTVSKAAPKVKMYQLQYNCSEDEVLIYRMIPMASKAFLVSNLVPGMQYDLCVLAIWDDTATTLTATNIVGCVQFITRDDYPQCQSIHSQFLGGTMILVIGGIIVATLLVFIIILMVRYKVTSGIQSSKLPTVSNTYSQTNGGLNRLNGAPPQVKPTVVVMRNEVVEFKCGSLQSSLSSSSSSSDSMGGHGSQGDGDRYSLRGGESNTLPSRKWRRHIGGKGIKTRPDLDHLLGAFTALELQGPTRDHQGTLCSSTTSTAIVAVAIAPQSDKEPLLGRAESTTMLGRLLGLPQEGKQPKRSRSFDVGHVSATQCLSYPRRISSIWTKRSLSVNGMLLQYDDSEDGEGQKPAFESSEWVMESTV; this is encoded by the exons ATGGACAAAGTGCTCCTCAGCCTCCTAGTTCTGGGAACAGTGGTAATGATGGTCCATGCATGCCCGAAGTATTGTGTCTGCCAAAACCTGTCTGAATCTCTGGGCACCCTGTGCCCCTCCAAAGGCCTGCTCTTTGTCCCTCTGGACATTGACAGACGTACCGTGGAGCTCCGTTTGGGTGGCAACTTCATCCTGAAGATCACTCCACAGGACTTTGCCAACATGACGGGTCTGGTGGACCTAACCTTGTCCCGGAACACCATCAGTGCCATCCAGCCTTTCTCCTTCATCGACTTGGAGACCCTCCGGTCTTTGCACATGGACAGCAACCGTTTGACTGAACTTGGACCAGATGACCTGCGTGGGCTCGTCAACCTTCAGCACCTCATTCTCAACAACAACCAGCTCAGTCACATCTCCAAGTCGGCCTTTGAGGACTTGATGCTGACGCTCGAAGACCTGGACTTGTCCTACAATAACCTGCGAGGTTTGCCTTGGGAGGCGATCCGCAAGATGGTCAACCTCCATCAGATGAGTTTGGATCACAACCTCATCTCTTACATCGCAGAAGGGACTTTCACCGATCTGGATAAATTAGCCCGCTTGGATCTCACGTCCAACAGGCTTCAGAAGCTCCCGCCTGACCCCATCTTTGCCCGTTCCCAGAACAACATTGTGCTCAGCACTCCGTACGCCCCCCAGCTCTCTCTAAGCTTCGGTGGAAATCCTTTACACTGCAATTGTGAGGTGCTCTGGCTCCGAAGGCTAGACCGAGAGGATGACATGGAGACTTGTGCTTCCCCGCCGAGCCTCAAGGGCCGCTACTTCTGGTACGTCCGAGAGGAAGAGTTCCTCTGTGAGCCGCCACTGATCACGCAACACACCCACAAGCTGTTGGTCCTGGAAGGCCAAACGGCTAGCCTGCGATGCAAGGCGGTGGGTGACCCGATGCCCATCATTCACTGGGTGGCTCCCGATGACCGCTTGATTAGCAATTCGTCACGTGCGACAGTTTATGAGAATGGTACTCTGGATATTACCATCACCACATCGAAAGATTATGGCACCTTCACTTGTATCGCAGCCAATGCCGCTGGGGAATCCACGGCCTCCATTGAACTCTCGATTATTCAACTTCCCCACCTCAGTAATGGCACGAACCGCACTGCACAGCCCAAGTCTCGGCTCTCTGACATCACAAGCTCTACCAAGATCAGTAAGGGGGAGCCTAAGCCTCAGCCAGAGAAGGTGGTTTCCGTATCAGAGGTAacctctgtctctgctctgATCAAGTGGACTGTTAGCAAAGCAGCACCCAAGGTGAAAATGTACCAGCTTCAGTACAACTGCTCTGAGGATGAAGTGCTGATTTACAG AATGATCCCAATGGCCAGCAAAGCTTTCTTAGTCAGCAACCTTGTTCCAGGGATGCAGTACGACTTATGCGTCTTGGCAATCTGGGATGACACTGCCACCACCCTTACTGCCACCAACATTGTAGGCTGTGTACAGTTCATCACCCGCGATGACTATCCACAGTGCCAGTCGATCCACAGCCAGTTCCTGGGTGGCACAATGATCCTGGTGATCGGAGGCATCATTGTAGCAACCCTGCTGGTCTTCATCATCATTCTCATGGTCAGGTATAAGGTTACCAGTGGCATCCAGTCCAGTAAGCTCCCCACTGTTAGCAACACATACTCACAAACCAATGGTGGTTTGAACAGGCTCAATGGTGCACCGCCCCAAGTCAAACCCACCGTGGTCGTGATGAGGAATGAGGTGGTGGAGTTTAAGTGCGGCTCGCTTCAAAGcagcctctcctcttcctcgtcctcctccgacTCGATGGGCGGCCATGGCTCCCAGGGCGATGGCGATCGCTACAGTCTACGAGGTGGCGAGAGCAATACGCTCCCCAGCAGGAAGTGGAGACGGCACATTGGGGGGAAAGGCATTAAAACCAGGCCCGACTTGGACCATTTACTGGGGGCTTTCACTGCTTTGGAACTGCAAGGGCCGACGAGGGACCACCAGGGGACCTtgtgctcctccaccacctccactgcGATAGTGGCAGTGGCCATTGCACCGCAGTCCGATAAGGAACCCTTGCTGGGAAGGGCAGAGTCCACCACTATGCTCGGCCGTCTCCTGGGCCTCCCCCAGGAGGGGAAGCAGCCCAAGAGGAGCCGCTCGTTCGACGTTGGCCACGTCAGCGCCACGCAGTGCCTCAGCTACCCGCGCAGGATCAGCAGCATCTGGACTAAGAGGAGCCTCTCGGTCAACGGGATGCTCCTGCAGTATGACGACAGCGAGGACGGGGAGGGCCAGAAGCCCGCGTTCGAGAGCTCGGAGTGGGTCATGGAGAGCACGGTTTGA